GACGAAAACTCCCCGCGTTATGAGGCACATCGGGATCCAGCACACTAAAAATCCCCTGCATGACCGCCGAGATCGATACTGACTGTGAGGCATTCGCTCCCCCGTCAACATTGTCGGGGTTGTCGCGCAGATCAACGTCAATCCGACCCTGTTCACTGTCGATGGTAATCACTGCTTTGAGTGGCAGCCCCTGCGGCAAGCCAGGAAACGGATCGTGTTTGCCGCTCCCAATGACCGTCCCACTCGGAAGCTGTTTAATAGCGTAGTGCATGCGCCGTTCAGCATAATCAAACCACTCCCGCACGAACCGCGTGATGGTGGCGAGACCGTATTTCCGCACGAGTTCCTTGACGCGCCGCTCGCCGACACGGGCTGCGCCCAGCATCGCGAGGTAGTCGCCATACCACTGGTCGGGTACGCGAATGCGCACGCGACACAGGCGAATGATATCGTCGATATCGTGATACTGCTGCTGGATGCGGACACAGGGAAAGACGAGTGCCCCCTCTTCATACACATCGCGCGCCGTCGGCATGTACGAGGTGGGCAAGGCGTTGCCGATGTCTGACAGATGCGCTTTGGCAACACTGGTAAAGACATGCTCACCCTCACAGAAGACTGGTACCAGAATCGTATGATCGGCTGGGTGGGAGTTACCCAGATAGGGATCGTTGTGCAGAAACGCGTCCCCTTCGCGCACATCAGCGTGGAGCGTGCTCATCGCTTCCGCTTGCAGATGGGAACCATAGATGTGGACTGGCAATCCTTCCGCCGCCGCCAGCAGTTCATGGGTACCAGTCACACTGGTGGTGATTGAGCACGAGAAATCCCGCGCGATGTTGATCGCCGCCGAACGACCAGCCCGGAGCAGCGTTTGCGTCATCTCGCGGACAATCGCCTCAAAACGATTGGCTAAGACCGCTAACAGTGTGGGATCGAGCGGTGCGTCTGCGGTGTGTGGCGGTTGCGTTGCAGTACTCATCGTGTGTGTCCTCTTGTTGCTCACGGATTCAGGGTAATGAGATAGTTGCCGAAGGCGGTGACCTGTGCCCGGCTCTGTGGATAGAGCACGATGGTTGTGGTTGGCTCCTCAATAATCGCTGGACCATTGACCTCGCTCCCCGGCGCTAAGGTTGAGCCCACATAGACAGCGACCGCACTGCGACCACGATCAGCAAAATATACGGCACGGTGTGCAGGGGCTGTCGGCTTCGGTGATGACAGGATCGACTGCGCGTGCGCAAGTGCTGGTCGCTTGAGCAGCCCAGTCAGACGGCCTTTCCAATGCAGACACTCGACTGCGGCCCCAGCGTCTTTGACGGCGAAGACGCGTTCATGGGTCCGATGGAAGCCCTCGACCAGCGCCGCCACATCGTCTGCTCCAGTAAACGTCCCGCGTGCCAGTGCCACTTCCAACTCCCAGACCTGGGTCGGGTAACGAGCTTCGACAAAGAAATCGCGGCGGCAGTCCGCAATCCCCCAGTGACGCAGATCAGTTTCGAGCGTGTCCATTTCCAGGCTCACAGATTGTAAGGCTGCATTGACCTGGTCATAGGCGAAATGAGTGGTCTCGGTCAGTTTGCTGATACTAAACTCAGCAACAATATCCGAGTACTGGGCGCCACACGCACTCAATGCTCCCGCCGTGCGCGGGATCAGCAACTGTCGACAGCCGAGTTCTTGCGCGATCGCTACCATGTTGAGTCCGGCGGCGCCACCACCAGCCACCACCAGGGTCTCACGGGGATCAACACCTTCGTTGATGGTGATTTCTTGGATGGCTTGGACCATCGCTTCACTCGCGATAGTGAGAATCGACTGGGCCGTCGCATCCAGGCTTTTGTCGAGCCGTATCGCGATCGTGTCTACCGCGCGGCGTGCCGCTTCAACCTCGAGCGGCATCCGCCCACCAAGAAAATACGCGGGATTGAGGTACCCGAGCACTAACGCCGCATCAGTGACGGTCGGACGAGCGCCGCCCTGACCGTAGCAGGAAGGCCC
This window of the Deltaproteobacteria bacterium genome carries:
- a CDS encoding hydantoinase B/oxoprolinase family protein, whose translation is MSTATQPPHTADAPLDPTLLAVLANRFEAIVREMTQTLLRAGRSAAINIARDFSCSITTSVTGTHELLAAAEGLPVHIYGSHLQAEAMSTLHADVREGDAFLHNDPYLGNSHPADHTILVPVFCEGEHVFTSVAKAHLSDIGNALPTSYMPTARDVYEEGALVFPCVRIQQQYHDIDDIIRLCRVRIRVPDQWYGDYLAMLGAARVGERRVKELVRKYGLATITRFVREWFDYAERRMHYAIKQLPSGTVIGSGKHDPFPGLPQGLPLKAVITIDSEQGRIDVDLRDNPDNVDGGANASQSVSISAVMQGIFSVLDPDVPHNAGSFRRVQVHLREGCVVGIPRFPHSCSLATTNPANRLVGVVQSAFADLGAAWGTAEGGIAQNAGYAVISGADSRRHGARYVNQMLLGNNGGPASARCDGWVTYGIAVISGLLYRDSIEIAEQKYPLLVHWQKLAQDSGGAGTFRGAPAIEVQYGPKGDAVTFTFPMEGYETPAKGVRGGLSGSKAVAIKIDRSGNEMHLPNIYAGELHPGECIRSRDCGGGGYGLPTERDPEQVRHDVMERWVSRAQAREVYGVVFTGSEAEETLAVDHAATTQLREQMQTTNTEDRSTTKE